The Budorcas taxicolor isolate Tak-1 chromosome 25, Takin1.1, whole genome shotgun sequence genome includes a region encoding these proteins:
- the LOC128068972 gene encoding olfactory receptor 149-like yields MRNTSAVTEFILLGIPHTEDLETMLFVLFVSFYIFTLMGNLLILLAIVSSTRLHTPMYFFLCKLSVCDIFFPSVSSPKMLFYLAGNSRAISYSGCMSQLFFYHFLGCTECFLYTVMAYDRFVAICYPLRYTIIMSHRVCAILAMGTSFFGCIQATFLTTLTFQLPYCGPSEVDYYFCDIPVMLKLACADTSALEMVGLISVGLMPLSCFLLILTFYSCIVYSILQIRSTEGQWRAFSTCSAHLTAILLSFMPVVLIYLQPTPNPWLNATVQVLNNLVIIPMLNPLIYSLRNKEVKYSLRKVLEEMALIHEK; encoded by the coding sequence ATGAGGAACACCTCAGCAGTGACTGAGTTTATTTTGCTGGGCATCCCACACACAGAGGACCTGGAGACCATGCTCTTTGTTCTGTTTGTATCCTTCTACATCTTCACCCTTATGGGGAACCTGCTCATCCTACTGGCAATTGTCTCCTCCACTCGGCTGCACactcccatgtacttcttcctgtgTAAACTGTCTGTGTGTGAcatattttttccctctgtgagTTCCCCCAAGATGCTCTTCTACCTTGCAGGGAACAGCAGAGCCATCTCCTACTCAGGATGCATGTCCCAGCTCTTTTTCTACCACTTCCTGGGTTGTACCGAGTGTTTCCTGTACACAGTAATGGCCTATGATCGCTTTGTTGCCATATGTTACCCTCTGCGCTACACAATAATCATGAGTCACAGAGTGTGTGCCATCCTGGCCATGGGCACCTCATTTTTTGGCTGTATTCAGGCCACCTTTCTAACTACACTCACTTTCCAATTGCCCTACTGTGGCCCCAGTGAGGTGGACTATTACTTCTGCGATATCccagtgatgctaaagctggctTGTGCAGACACCTCGGCCCTAGAGATGGTGGGATTAATCAGTGTGGGTCTCATGCCCCTCAGCTGCTTCCTTCTCATCCTCACCTTCTACAGCTGCATCGTTTACTCCATTCTTCAAATTCGATCGACCGAAGGCCAATGGCGtgccttctccacctgcagcGCCCACCTCACTGCCATCCTCCTCTCCTTTATGCCAGTGGTTCTCATCTACCTGCAGCCCACCCCTAACCCCTGGCTTAATGCAACTGTTCAGGTCCTGAATAACCTTGTCATCATCCCCATGCTTAACCCCTTGATCTACAGCTTGAGAAATAAGGAAGTGAAATATTCTCTGAGGAAGGTGCTAGAGGAGATGGCCCTCATTCATGAGAAGTGA